One region of Mycolicibacterium insubricum genomic DNA includes:
- a CDS encoding TIGR03617 family F420-dependent LLM class oxidoreductase codes for MKVHLQVDSAPQRVAGHAAAIAASGVDGLFTFEGQHDVFLPLVVAAGATPGMDLMTNVAIAGPRSPLHLAHAAWDLQVYSGGRFRLGLGSQIQPHIEKRYGATWDKPAAKMAETVSAIKAILDAWEGKSRLSFRGEYFTHTLMPPNFNPGPNPFGPPPVLMGALGPVMTRTAAEVADGLLVMPFNSDRHFAERTLPAIAEGLHRGGRRAGEFPLVVQVMVAMGRTGAEQAAARAAVSGLIAFYGSTPAYRPVLEVEGWADAQPELNALSKVGDVDRMRALISDDMVARIGVTGTPEECAAEIGRRYGAHAGEVCCYFPGYRPPADQIAALTAALHDLPARP; via the coding sequence GTGAAGGTCCACCTGCAGGTCGACTCCGCCCCGCAGCGCGTCGCCGGGCACGCCGCTGCCATCGCCGCGTCAGGGGTCGACGGCCTGTTCACCTTCGAGGGCCAGCACGACGTCTTCCTGCCGCTAGTGGTGGCCGCCGGCGCCACACCCGGCATGGACCTGATGACCAACGTGGCGATCGCCGGTCCACGCAGCCCACTGCACCTGGCGCACGCGGCGTGGGATCTGCAGGTCTACAGCGGCGGCCGCTTCCGCCTGGGCCTCGGTTCCCAGATCCAGCCGCACATCGAAAAGCGTTACGGCGCAACGTGGGACAAGCCGGCGGCGAAGATGGCCGAAACCGTGTCGGCGATCAAGGCGATCCTGGACGCCTGGGAGGGGAAGTCCCGGCTGAGTTTTCGCGGTGAGTACTTCACCCACACCCTGATGCCGCCGAACTTCAACCCCGGCCCGAACCCGTTCGGGCCGCCGCCGGTGCTGATGGGTGCATTGGGCCCGGTGATGACCCGCACCGCCGCCGAGGTGGCCGACGGATTGCTGGTCATGCCCTTCAACAGCGACCGGCACTTCGCCGAGCGCACCCTGCCGGCGATCGCCGAGGGACTGCACCGCGGCGGACGGCGGGCCGGCGAATTCCCGCTCGTCGTCCAGGTGATGGTCGCGATGGGCCGCACCGGCGCGGAGCAGGCCGCGGCTCGGGCGGCGGTCTCCGGGTTGATCGCCTTCTACGGTTCGACACCGGCGTACCGGCCGGTGTTGGAGGTCGAGGGCTGGGCCGACGCCCAACCCGAACTCAACGCCCTGTCCAAGGTCGGCGACGTCGACCGGATGCGCGCACTAATCAGCGACGACATGGTGGCCAGAATCGGGGTGACCGGTACACCGGAGGAGTGCGCCGCGGAGATCGGCCGTCGCTACGGCGCGCACGCGGGGGAGGTCTGCTGCTATTTCCCCGGCTACCGCCCGCCCGCGGACCAGATCGCCGCGCTGACCGCCGCGCTGCACGACCTACCGGCGCGGCCGTGA
- a CDS encoding enoyl-CoA hydratase/isomerase family protein — MTDLEVDVADGVAILTLNRPEQRNAYTRAMGEALSAAYRACDEDDGVRAIVLTGAGDAFCAGADLVADPFDATDGAFTASPIDPAAFNLRTPVIAAVNGHAIGIGLTIALQADMRIMAADAKYAVAQARRGVIGDCTSHWTLPHIAGVSVAAELLLTGRTFDGHEAVTLGLASKCLPAGEVLDHAVALATDIAVNVAPMSAALSKRLLWDTVSRGYSPREVAELETELHHRLLGGPDAAEGVAAFRERRAPRWTGSPARDWEPLP, encoded by the coding sequence GTGACCGATCTGGAGGTCGACGTCGCCGACGGCGTCGCGATCCTCACCCTCAACCGGCCCGAGCAGCGCAACGCCTACACCCGCGCGATGGGCGAGGCGCTGAGCGCGGCCTACCGCGCCTGCGACGAGGACGACGGCGTGCGCGCGATCGTGCTCACCGGGGCCGGTGATGCGTTCTGCGCCGGGGCGGATCTGGTCGCGGACCCGTTCGACGCCACGGATGGGGCCTTCACCGCATCGCCCATCGACCCGGCGGCCTTCAACCTGCGCACCCCGGTGATCGCCGCCGTCAACGGTCACGCCATCGGCATCGGATTGACCATCGCACTGCAGGCCGACATGCGGATCATGGCCGCCGACGCGAAGTACGCCGTCGCCCAGGCGCGCCGCGGGGTCATCGGCGACTGCACCTCGCACTGGACGCTGCCGCACATCGCGGGCGTCTCGGTGGCCGCCGAGCTGCTGCTCACCGGCCGCACCTTCGACGGGCACGAGGCCGTGACACTGGGCCTGGCCTCGAAATGCCTGCCCGCCGGTGAGGTCCTCGATCACGCCGTCGCACTGGCCACCGACATCGCCGTCAACGTCGCGCCGATGTCGGCCGCGTTGAGCAAACGACTCCTGTGGGACACGGTGAGCAGGGGTTACAGCCCGCGGGAGGTGGCCGAATTGGAGACCGAGCTGCATCACCGGCTGTTGGGCGGTCCCGACGCCGCCGAGGGGGTCGCGGCATTCCGGGAGCGCCGCGCACCCCGGTGGACCGGCTCGCCGGCACGGGACTGGGAGCCCCTGCCGTGA
- a CDS encoding aldehyde dehydrogenase family protein, giving the protein MTNTIDIDSTVESSGIIPVFNPSNEEQIAEVPDSDRATVDAAVARARETFESGVWRKLPAQHRAEVMFRAAEIIKERTAELAEIEARDNGMNAMAAQQIIKVANEMLIYYAGWVGKIHGESANLISDGLLGHYEEYHTFTQLEPVGVVGLIIPWNGPFFVAMLKVAPALAAGCSAVLKPAEETPLSALKLEEIFREAGLPDGVLNVITGYGETTGALLTAHPDVDKIAFTGSTEVGRLIVKAAAGNLKRLTLELGGKSPLIMFDDANLDKAIMGAGMGLLAGSGQNCSCTSRMYVQRGIYDRVVEGLAAFAQMLPMGGYEDPTSVLGPLISEKQRTRVEGIVSDGVAGGAEIITGGKRMNRPGYFYEATIVTNTTPDMRLIREEIFGPVGCVIPFDEEEEAIAAANDTEYGLAGSIWTENLSRAHRVANALRGGQIWVNTALAADPSMPICGHKQSGWGGERGKKGLEAYFNTKSVYIGLT; this is encoded by the coding sequence GTGACCAACACCATCGACATCGATTCCACCGTCGAAAGCTCGGGCATCATCCCGGTCTTCAACCCGTCCAACGAGGAGCAGATCGCCGAGGTGCCCGATTCGGATCGGGCGACCGTCGACGCGGCCGTGGCCCGGGCCCGGGAGACCTTCGAGTCGGGCGTGTGGCGCAAGCTGCCCGCCCAGCACCGCGCCGAGGTGATGTTCCGCGCCGCAGAGATCATCAAGGAGCGCACCGCGGAGCTGGCCGAGATCGAGGCCCGCGACAACGGCATGAACGCGATGGCCGCCCAGCAGATCATCAAGGTCGCCAACGAGATGCTGATCTACTACGCCGGATGGGTCGGAAAGATCCACGGCGAGTCGGCGAACCTCATCTCCGACGGCCTGCTCGGCCACTACGAGGAGTACCACACCTTCACCCAGCTGGAGCCGGTCGGCGTCGTCGGCCTGATCATCCCGTGGAACGGCCCGTTCTTCGTCGCGATGCTCAAGGTCGCACCCGCACTGGCCGCCGGCTGCAGCGCGGTGCTCAAGCCCGCCGAGGAGACCCCGCTGTCGGCGCTGAAGTTGGAGGAGATCTTCCGCGAGGCCGGACTGCCCGACGGGGTGCTCAACGTGATCACCGGCTACGGGGAGACCACCGGCGCGCTGCTGACCGCCCACCCCGACGTCGACAAGATCGCGTTCACCGGATCGACCGAGGTCGGCCGATTGATCGTCAAGGCCGCCGCCGGCAACCTCAAACGACTCACCCTCGAACTCGGCGGCAAGTCGCCGCTGATCATGTTCGACGACGCCAACCTGGACAAGGCCATCATGGGCGCCGGAATGGGCCTGCTGGCCGGGTCCGGACAGAACTGTTCCTGCACGTCACGCATGTATGTGCAGCGCGGAATCTACGACCGCGTGGTAGAGGGACTGGCCGCGTTCGCCCAGATGCTGCCGATGGGCGGCTACGAGGACCCCACCTCCGTGCTCGGCCCGCTGATCAGTGAGAAGCAGCGCACCCGCGTCGAGGGCATCGTCAGCGACGGGGTGGCCGGCGGCGCGGAGATCATCACCGGCGGCAAGCGGATGAATCGCCCGGGGTACTTCTACGAGGCGACCATCGTCACCAACACCACGCCGGATATGCGGCTGATCCGCGAGGAGATCTTCGGGCCGGTCGGCTGCGTCATCCCCTTCGACGAAGAGGAAGAGGCCATCGCCGCGGCCAACGACACCGAGTACGGGCTGGCCGGCTCGATCTGGACGGAGAACCTCTCCCGAGCGCACCGGGTCGCCAATGCGCTTCGCGGCGGCCAGATCTGGGTGAACACCGCACTCGCCGCCGACCCGTCCATGCCGATCTGCGGGCACAAGCAGTCCGGCTGGGGCGGTGAGCGCGGCAAGAAGGGCCTCGAGGCCTACTTCAACACCAAGTCGGTGTACATCGGCCTAACCTGA